A genomic region of Mitsuaria sp. 7 contains the following coding sequences:
- a CDS encoding outer membrane beta-barrel protein — MNSNNNTRTSINGKKAGLLAAAAVALTLGVGVAHADPVTPYYIGGDVGKTTQRVDGNSQKRTSDSYSIFGGYKFNENFAAEVGYSDLGKVDFGGVTAKNKVYSLDGIARAPLGKGFGVYGKVGVAYAERDFSNGLGDKDKTGLKLGVGVDYALTKNVSLRAEATRFNNMPQANGFDKKDDRLSMGVAYQF, encoded by the coding sequence ATGAACAGCAACAACAACACCCGCACTTCGATCAACGGCAAGAAGGCCGGCCTGCTGGCCGCCGCGGCCGTCGCGCTGACCCTGGGCGTGGGCGTCGCGCACGCCGATCCGGTGACCCCGTACTACATCGGCGGCGACGTCGGCAAGACCACGCAGCGCGTGGACGGCAATTCGCAGAAGCGCACTTCGGACAGCTACAGCATCTTCGGCGGCTACAAGTTCAACGAGAACTTCGCCGCTGAAGTGGGCTACTCCGACCTGGGCAAGGTCGACTTCGGCGGCGTGACCGCGAAGAACAAGGTGTACTCGCTGGACGGCATCGCCCGCGCCCCGCTGGGCAAGGGCTTCGGCGTCTACGGCAAGGTCGGCGTGGCGTATGCCGAGCGCGACTTCAGCAACGGCCTGGGCGACAAGGACAAGACCGGCCTGAAGCTGGGTGTCGGCGTCGACTACGCGCTGACGAAGAACGTCTCGCTGCGCGCCGAAGCCACCCGCTTCAACAACATGCCGCAAGCCAACGGCTTCGACAAGAAGGACGACCGCCTGAGCATGGGCGTCGCGTACCAGTTCTGA
- the purB gene encoding adenylosuccinate lyase — protein MNLSALTALSPLDGRYASRMAALRPLLSEFGLMHRRVQVEIEWFIALSDAGLAELKPLSTASREFLRALVADFSETDAQAIKDIEKTTNHDVKAVEYWIKQQFAGKAELEGAGEFVHFACTSEDINNTSHGLMLKAARDQVILPALDRVIEKMTAMARTHAAAPMLSRTHGQTASPTTVGKEIANVVARLRRARTVIAEVKLLAKMNGAVGNYNAHLSAYPEKDWEAFSQSVIEQQLGLTFNPYTIQIEPHDYMAELFDAVTRANTILVDWSRDVWGYVSLGYFKQKTKAGEIGSSTMPHKVNPIDFENAEGNFGLASAVLTHLSQKLPISRWQRDLTDSTVLRNMGVALGYALLGYDSLTKGLDKLELNQAALDADLDSSWEVLAEPIQTVMRRYALPNPYERLKELTRGKAITRESIQTFIQGLELPEAEKQRLLAMTPGNYTGTAEALAKRI, from the coding sequence ATGAATCTTTCCGCCCTCACCGCCCTGTCGCCCCTGGATGGCCGCTATGCGTCGCGCATGGCCGCGCTGCGCCCGCTGCTGTCCGAATTCGGCCTGATGCACCGCCGCGTCCAGGTGGAGATCGAATGGTTCATCGCGCTGTCGGACGCCGGCCTGGCTGAACTGAAGCCGCTGTCGACCGCCTCGCGCGAGTTCCTGCGGGCGCTGGTGGCCGACTTCTCCGAGACCGATGCGCAGGCGATCAAGGACATCGAGAAGACGACCAACCACGACGTCAAGGCGGTGGAGTACTGGATCAAGCAGCAGTTCGCCGGCAAGGCGGAGCTGGAAGGCGCCGGCGAGTTCGTGCACTTCGCCTGCACCAGCGAGGACATCAACAACACCAGCCACGGCCTGATGCTGAAAGCCGCGCGCGACCAGGTGATCCTGCCCGCGCTGGACCGCGTCATCGAGAAGATGACCGCGATGGCCCGGACCCACGCCGCCGCGCCGATGCTGAGCCGCACGCACGGCCAGACCGCCAGCCCGACCACCGTCGGCAAGGAGATCGCGAACGTGGTGGCGCGCCTGCGCCGCGCGCGCACCGTGATCGCCGAGGTGAAGCTGCTGGCCAAGATGAACGGCGCCGTGGGCAACTACAACGCGCACCTGTCGGCCTATCCGGAGAAGGACTGGGAGGCGTTCAGCCAGTCGGTGATCGAGCAGCAGCTGGGCCTGACCTTCAACCCCTACACGATCCAGATCGAGCCGCACGACTACATGGCCGAGCTGTTCGACGCCGTGACGCGCGCCAACACCATCCTGGTGGACTGGTCGCGCGACGTGTGGGGCTATGTGTCGCTGGGCTACTTCAAGCAGAAGACGAAGGCCGGCGAGATCGGCTCGTCGACGATGCCGCACAAGGTCAACCCGATCGACTTCGAGAACGCCGAAGGCAACTTCGGACTGGCCAGCGCGGTGCTCACGCACCTGAGCCAGAAGCTGCCGATCTCCCGCTGGCAGCGGGACCTGACGGACTCGACGGTGCTGCGCAACATGGGCGTGGCGCTGGGCTATGCGCTGCTGGGCTACGACTCGCTCACCAAGGGCCTCGACAAGCTGGAACTCAACCAGGCCGCGCTGGACGCGGACCTGGACAGCTCGTGGGAAGTGCTGGCCGAGCCGATCCAGACCGTGATGCGCCGCTACGCGCTGCCCAACCCGTACGAGCGCCTGAAGGAACTGACGCGCGGCAAGGCGATCACGCGTGAATCGATCCAGACCTTCATCCAGGGTCTGGAGCTGCCCGAAGCCGAGAAGCAACGCCTGCTGGCAATGACGCCGGGCAACTACACCGGCACGGCGGAAGCGCTGGCCAAGCGGATCTGA
- a CDS encoding GNAT family N-acetyltransferase — protein sequence MLSLASDGAAPRLIRVHQIDPLAWAPLLAASESEGRQMLRRLMDEWRSGANRYEQPGESLWAWLDANGQVIAVGGLNVEPPPGRPGTGRMRRFYVHPDWRGHGFAKRLVNAVLASAQGHFSRLHVNCEEADSATFWTRCGFAPIDATLDPIERPARYTHVRLLPQFQAA from the coding sequence ATGCTTTCCCTGGCCTCCGATGGCGCCGCACCGCGCCTGATCCGCGTGCATCAGATTGATCCCCTTGCCTGGGCGCCGCTGCTTGCAGCGAGCGAGAGCGAGGGGCGGCAGATGCTGCGCCGTCTGATGGACGAATGGCGCAGCGGCGCCAACCGCTACGAGCAGCCCGGCGAGTCGCTGTGGGCCTGGCTCGATGCGAACGGGCAGGTCATCGCGGTGGGCGGGCTCAACGTCGAACCGCCGCCCGGACGCCCCGGCACCGGCCGCATGCGTCGCTTCTACGTGCATCCCGACTGGCGCGGTCACGGCTTTGCGAAGCGCCTCGTGAACGCGGTGCTTGCCAGTGCGCAGGGTCACTTCAGCCGCTTGCACGTCAATTGCGAAGAAGCGGATTCAGCGACCTTCTGGACGCGTTGCGGCTTCGCGCCGATCGATGCAACCCTCGATCCCATCGAGCGTCCCGCGCGCTACACCCACGTGCGGCTGCTGCCGCAGTTCCAGGCCGCGTAA
- a CDS encoding glutathione S-transferase family protein yields the protein MTASPSASTSTSNDGYVLYGTQGSGSAIVEIGLRWCGQEYRTVHASSWENASEQDALRALNPLMQIPTLHTPDDAVLTESGAILMHLGLRFPDAGLLGSDERHRDQILRGLVYIAANCYSCISIIDYPARYSTRTDKDDREAIIAGTKARLHKHWEIFADMFPGQPWLSGAKPGALDAMAVIVSKWSGARKYLEANRPEFFALLQRIEALPHVAEVCAKHWPPKTA from the coding sequence ATGACCGCCTCCCCCTCGGCTTCCACCTCGACATCCAACGACGGCTACGTCCTCTACGGCACGCAAGGCTCCGGCTCGGCGATCGTCGAGATCGGCCTGCGCTGGTGCGGCCAGGAGTACCGCACCGTGCATGCGTCCTCGTGGGAGAACGCGTCGGAGCAGGACGCGCTGCGTGCGCTCAATCCGCTGATGCAGATTCCGACGCTGCACACGCCCGACGATGCCGTGCTCACCGAGAGCGGCGCCATCCTGATGCACCTCGGCCTGCGTTTCCCCGACGCGGGACTGCTGGGCAGCGACGAGCGCCATCGCGATCAGATCCTGCGCGGCCTCGTCTATATCGCGGCCAACTGCTACAGCTGCATCAGCATCATCGACTACCCGGCACGCTACTCGACCCGCACCGACAAGGACGACCGCGAGGCCATCATCGCCGGCACGAAGGCGCGCCTGCACAAGCACTGGGAGATCTTCGCGGACATGTTCCCCGGGCAACCTTGGCTCAGCGGGGCCAAGCCAGGCGCGCTCGACGCGATGGCCGTGATCGTGTCGAAGTGGTCGGGGGCCAGGAAATACCTGGAAGCGAATCGGCCGGAGTTCTTCGCGCTGCTCCAGCGCATCGAAGCGCTGCCCCACGTCGCCGAGGTGTGCGCGAAACACTGGCCGCCGAAGACGGCCTGA
- a CDS encoding ATP-binding protein, with the protein MAGITLRASLLRMALGLGLAVLALILLVEGLVLIGASEVTNDYVRNFMRGTVDLLVRDLAPLDPPARRERVRELDAQFDYPVRLIRTDLSELNADQRRRLERGEVLVTGFNRRIYAALPGEPDQLLLLGPLDSKRAGELPKELAAQLGVAVVIALAVALIAWWQLRPLWRDLRGLQRAAERLSAGRLDTELPPLKSRLFAPVAAATRAMLERLAAAMATQRELTGAVSHELRTPLARLRFAVDALVDEDDRDRREQAVMACERDIAELDELIDASLTLARLDMGALQPHVMQGNLGDMLAKEAASLAPLLDGKALDTDLRLPDVLPFDERLLPYAIRNGLRNAARYAKGRILLTAWVEAGQLWLAIDDDGEGVPPSLREAAFEPFKRLERKGRGTRGFGLGLAIVRHVAHAHGGHARLGEAPRLGGARLLLYWPATAV; encoded by the coding sequence ATGGCCGGGATCACGCTGCGCGCCTCGCTGTTGCGGATGGCGCTGGGACTCGGGCTGGCGGTGCTGGCGCTGATCCTGCTCGTCGAAGGGCTGGTGCTGATCGGCGCGTCCGAGGTCACCAACGACTACGTCCGCAACTTCATGCGCGGCACGGTGGACCTGCTGGTGCGGGACCTCGCGCCGCTGGATCCGCCGGCGCGGCGCGAGCGGGTGAGGGAGCTCGACGCGCAGTTCGACTATCCCGTGCGGCTGATCCGCACCGACCTGTCGGAACTGAACGCGGACCAGCGCCGCCGGCTCGAACGCGGCGAGGTGCTGGTCACCGGCTTCAACCGCCGCATCTACGCGGCGCTGCCGGGCGAGCCGGATCAACTGCTGCTGCTCGGGCCGCTCGATTCCAAGCGGGCGGGCGAGCTGCCGAAGGAACTCGCCGCGCAGCTGGGCGTGGCGGTCGTGATCGCGTTGGCGGTCGCGTTGATCGCGTGGTGGCAACTGAGGCCGCTGTGGCGCGATCTGCGCGGGCTGCAGCGCGCGGCCGAGCGTTTGAGCGCCGGACGGCTCGACACCGAATTGCCGCCGTTGAAGAGCCGGCTCTTCGCGCCCGTTGCCGCGGCCACGCGCGCGATGCTGGAGCGGCTGGCCGCCGCGATGGCGACGCAGCGTGAGCTGACCGGCGCGGTCTCGCATGAACTGCGCACGCCGCTGGCGCGGCTGCGTTTCGCGGTCGATGCGCTCGTCGACGAGGACGACCGCGACCGGCGCGAGCAGGCGGTGATGGCCTGCGAGCGCGACATCGCCGAACTCGACGAACTCATCGATGCGAGCCTGACGCTGGCGCGGCTCGACATGGGCGCGCTGCAGCCGCATGTGATGCAGGGGAACCTGGGCGACATGCTGGCGAAGGAGGCGGCGTCGCTGGCGCCCTTGCTCGACGGCAAGGCCTTGGACACGGACCTGCGCCTGCCCGATGTGCTGCCCTTCGACGAGCGGCTGCTGCCTTACGCGATCCGCAACGGGCTGCGCAACGCGGCGCGGTATGCGAAGGGCCGCATCCTGTTGACCGCGTGGGTCGAGGCGGGCCAGCTCTGGCTCGCGATCGACGACGACGGCGAAGGCGTGCCACCGTCGCTGCGGGAGGCGGCGTTCGAACCCTTCAAGCGGCTCGAACGCAAGGGCCGCGGCACGCGCGGCTTCGGCCTGGGCCTGGCGATCGTGCGGCACGTCGCGCATGCGCACGGCGGGCATGCGCGACTCGGCGAAGCGCCGCGACTCGGCGGCGCACGACTGCTGCTGTACTGGCCGGCCACCGCGGTCTGA
- a CDS encoding polysaccharide deacetylase family protein: protein MQERSQRKGAAWMAARTLVTAAASAVTMTLMSGCKPAGDAPRPLAPVEAASASPAVSATLRKQSDEVLARYRQMIVLMDGEAALKPAERDAVRSVGMLLFHDMQDSIRALGETASKSTDPAGLAALSELLDRIEQEPSWFDADRLAFKEFLTQLSQQFSTSQSIAGLKLAKRAGEDLGVLGEIENAYEQELRDTFGRFAQRGIVPKREKWTDYVAKLKGLYARDRILKDYATILPDLQARPSVTEGPDETVASTSSGQTATAPAAPAATRGPSKQEREFFGRQLPPKTVLLTFDDGPHPRYTDEILEILKRYQAPAVFFELGRNLGSVDANGKIKPGPGSEVAKRVLAAGHPIANHSFSHGVMSKFELDKVRQEASSTEALLDAAGRDGQALFRFPYGARNDAALGAIEALKLRSMMWNVDSLDWSDPIPKSIAARVLGELGKQQRGIVLFHDIHARTVEALPLVLDQLKAEGYKFAAWKDGKIVAADTPAADAAPPDLAGANLYRDSVALVIGIDQYKAWPRLQHAVRDARAVQETLQTQFGFRPENVTTLTDGDATRANILRALNGMARKGGDGKLKRDDRVFVFFAGHGSTRKLPSGRDVGYIIPVDAGTDDLQTDAIAMPQLQELSEALPAKHAFFVIDACYSGLGLTRGGAPGGSSNFVRDNARRMGRQMMTAGGADQQVADDGPGGHSVFTWTLLQALSGKADLNGDGLITATELAAYVAPAVSAIAHQTPAFGSLPGSEGGEFIFELASTQEQALSGDSNQLDAKTSALAKQADDARNAQLQPVAQASAPTGAAPGSPAASATSVQVTLKGLDGTDTAIATSAAPAPTSARIAAQRANDRGLQLYKERRYDEAEAAFTEALKLQPKFALAANNLGFIYYKRDKPAEAARWYRKAIEMDGSRALAHLNLGDALLRAGDDAGAQAAYRAFIELSPKHARAAELKAWIEHPESAKKPEPPR, encoded by the coding sequence ATGCAAGAGAGAAGTCAACGCAAGGGCGCCGCCTGGATGGCCGCCCGAACGCTCGTCACGGCCGCGGCATCCGCCGTCACGATGACCCTGATGAGCGGCTGCAAGCCCGCCGGCGACGCCCCCCGGCCGCTGGCGCCGGTCGAGGCGGCGTCGGCCAGTCCGGCGGTCAGCGCCACGCTGCGCAAGCAGAGCGACGAGGTGCTGGCGCGCTACCGCCAGATGATCGTGCTGATGGACGGCGAAGCCGCGCTCAAGCCCGCTGAACGCGATGCGGTGCGGTCCGTCGGCATGCTGCTCTTCCACGACATGCAGGACAGCATCCGCGCCCTGGGCGAGACGGCCTCGAAGAGCACCGACCCCGCCGGCCTGGCCGCGCTCTCGGAGCTGCTCGACCGCATCGAGCAGGAGCCGTCGTGGTTCGACGCCGACCGGCTCGCCTTCAAGGAATTCCTGACGCAGCTCTCGCAGCAATTCTCGACTTCGCAGAGCATCGCCGGCCTCAAGCTGGCCAAGCGCGCGGGCGAAGATCTTGGTGTGCTGGGCGAGATCGAGAACGCCTACGAGCAGGAACTGCGCGACACCTTCGGCCGCTTCGCGCAGCGCGGCATCGTGCCCAAGCGCGAGAAGTGGACCGACTACGTCGCCAAGCTCAAGGGCCTGTACGCGCGCGACCGCATCCTGAAGGACTACGCGACCATCCTGCCGGACCTGCAGGCGCGTCCGAGCGTCACGGAGGGCCCGGATGAGACCGTGGCTTCGACGTCCAGCGGGCAGACGGCGACCGCGCCTGCCGCACCGGCTGCGACGCGCGGACCCAGCAAGCAGGAGCGCGAGTTCTTCGGCCGCCAGCTGCCGCCCAAGACGGTGCTGCTGACCTTCGACGACGGTCCGCACCCGCGCTACACCGACGAGATCCTGGAGATCCTCAAGCGCTACCAGGCGCCCGCCGTGTTCTTCGAACTGGGCCGCAACCTCGGCAGCGTCGACGCCAACGGCAAGATCAAGCCGGGCCCGGGCAGCGAGGTCGCCAAGCGCGTGCTCGCCGCCGGCCACCCGATCGCGAACCACAGCTTCAGCCACGGCGTGATGTCGAAGTTCGAGCTCGACAAGGTCCGCCAGGAAGCCAGCTCCACCGAAGCGCTGCTCGACGCCGCCGGCCGCGACGGCCAGGCGCTGTTCCGCTTTCCCTACGGCGCGCGCAACGACGCGGCGCTGGGCGCGATCGAGGCGCTCAAGCTGCGCTCGATGATGTGGAACGTCGACTCGCTGGACTGGTCCGACCCGATCCCCAAGTCCATTGCGGCGCGCGTGCTGGGCGAGCTTGGCAAGCAGCAGCGCGGCATCGTGCTGTTCCATGACATCCACGCGCGCACCGTCGAGGCGCTGCCGCTGGTGCTCGACCAGCTGAAGGCCGAGGGCTACAAGTTCGCGGCCTGGAAGGACGGCAAGATCGTCGCGGCCGACACGCCCGCCGCGGACGCGGCGCCGCCGGATCTCGCGGGCGCGAACCTCTATCGCGACAGCGTCGCGCTCGTGATCGGCATCGACCAGTACAAGGCCTGGCCGCGACTGCAGCATGCGGTGCGCGACGCCCGCGCCGTCCAGGAGACGCTGCAGACGCAATTCGGCTTCCGGCCGGAGAACGTCACCACGCTGACCGACGGCGACGCGACGCGCGCCAACATCCTGCGCGCGCTCAACGGCATGGCGCGCAAGGGCGGCGACGGCAAGCTCAAGCGCGACGACCGCGTGTTCGTCTTCTTCGCCGGCCACGGCAGCACGCGCAAGCTGCCGAGCGGGCGCGACGTCGGCTACATCATCCCGGTCGACGCCGGCACCGACGACCTGCAGACCGACGCGATCGCGATGCCGCAGCTGCAGGAACTCAGCGAGGCGCTGCCGGCCAAGCATGCGTTCTTCGTCATCGATGCCTGCTACTCGGGCCTCGGACTGACGCGCGGCGGCGCGCCGGGCGGCAGCTCGAACTTCGTGCGCGACAACGCGCGCCGCATGGGCCGTCAGATGATGACGGCCGGCGGCGCCGACCAGCAGGTCGCCGACGACGGTCCGGGCGGACATTCGGTCTTCACCTGGACGCTGCTGCAGGCCCTGTCCGGCAAGGCCGACCTCAACGGCGACGGCCTGATCACCGCGACCGAGCTGGCGGCCTATGTGGCGCCGGCGGTCTCCGCGATCGCGCACCAGACGCCGGCCTTCGGCAGCCTGCCGGGCAGCGAGGGCGGCGAGTTCATCTTCGAACTCGCGTCCACGCAGGAGCAGGCGCTCAGCGGCGACAGCAACCAGCTCGACGCCAAGACGAGCGCGCTCGCGAAGCAGGCCGACGACGCCCGCAACGCGCAGCTGCAGCCGGTGGCGCAGGCCTCCGCGCCGACCGGCGCCGCGCCCGGATCGCCCGCTGCCAGCGCGACCTCGGTGCAGGTCACGCTGAAGGGTCTGGACGGCACGGACACGGCGATCGCCACGAGCGCCGCGCCGGCGCCGACCAGTGCGCGCATCGCGGCGCAACGCGCCAACGACCGCGGCCTGCAGCTCTACAAGGAGCGCCGCTACGACGAGGCCGAGGCCGCGTTCACCGAGGCGCTCAAGCTGCAGCCCAAGTTCGCACTGGCGGCCAACAACCTGGGCTTCATCTACTACAAGCGCGACAAGCCGGCCGAGGCGGCGCGCTGGTACCGCAAGGCGATCGAGATGGACGGCAGCCGCGCGCTGGCGCACCTGAACCTCGGCGACGCGCTGCTGCGGGCGGGCGACGACGCGGGCGCGCAGGCGGCGTACCGGGCGTTCATCGAACTCTCGCCCAAGCATGCGCGGGCGGCGGAGCTCAAGGCCTGGATCGAGCATCCGGAAAGCGCGAAGAAGCCGGAACCGCCGCGCTGA
- a CDS encoding winged helix-turn-helix domain-containing protein, translating to MDIPAQTAARILLIEDDERLAQLVADALSKANYAVTICGDGLAGEALMRQESFDLVLLDGHLPGKDGFDVLRDTRRDFAGRIVMLTARDDDIDQVLGLEGGADDYIAKPVAPRVLLARLKALLRRDALPAAHPVGEALHFGPLTLLPQSRELRLNGEPVVLTTAEYELLNFLAHRAGQVVSRDDIMQGLRGLEFDGLDRAIDARISRLRKKIGDDAQAPVRIKTVRGQGYLFAID from the coding sequence ATGGACATTCCTGCTCAGACCGCCGCGCGCATCCTGCTCATCGAGGACGACGAGCGCCTGGCGCAACTGGTCGCCGATGCGCTCAGCAAGGCCAACTACGCGGTGACGATCTGCGGCGACGGCCTGGCCGGCGAGGCGCTGATGCGCCAGGAGTCCTTCGACCTGGTGCTGCTGGACGGGCACCTGCCGGGCAAGGACGGCTTCGACGTGCTGCGCGACACGCGCCGCGATTTCGCCGGTCGCATCGTGATGCTGACCGCGCGGGACGACGACATCGACCAGGTGCTCGGCCTGGAGGGCGGCGCGGACGACTACATCGCCAAACCCGTCGCTCCGCGCGTGCTGCTGGCGCGGCTGAAGGCGCTGCTGCGACGCGACGCGCTGCCGGCGGCGCATCCGGTCGGCGAGGCGCTGCACTTCGGACCGCTCACGCTGCTGCCGCAATCGCGCGAGCTGCGCCTGAACGGCGAACCTGTCGTCCTCACGACCGCCGAATACGAGCTGCTGAACTTCCTCGCGCATCGCGCGGGGCAGGTCGTCAGCCGCGACGACATCATGCAGGGCCTGCGCGGGCTGGAGTTCGACGGGCTGGACCGCGCGATCGACGCGCGCATCTCGCGGCTGCGCAAGAAGATCGGCGACGACGCGCAGGCGCCGGTGCGGATCAAGACGGTGCGCGGCCAGGGTTACCTCTTCGCGATCGACTGA
- a CDS encoding GNAT family N-acetyltransferase — MDVLRTARLRLRWFRQSDAAFVRGLLNEPAWIAHIYDAQVRTDEQAAAWIRERLEARYWLLGYGFWAVERLEDGELLGLAGVIQREGLPHPDIGYGFPERFWGQGYAREAAAATFDYCRQVLGLRHLLGTTAPENHPSGRVLLAIGMNDDGLQQTEAHEGLSRVYSWHDPAPPSDADEIAALRHRWHAALRGPARPALTACVTPEVVDRVMASRTDLSPQALDHLAQRWAPLADDPTLRAVRTPAGWRLDVPADR; from the coding sequence ATGGACGTGTTGAGAACGGCGCGACTGCGCCTGCGGTGGTTCCGGCAGTCGGATGCGGCCTTCGTCCGCGGGCTGCTCAACGAGCCGGCCTGGATCGCGCACATCTACGACGCGCAGGTCCGCACCGACGAGCAGGCCGCGGCCTGGATCCGCGAGCGGCTGGAGGCGCGCTACTGGCTGCTGGGCTACGGCTTCTGGGCCGTCGAGCGGCTGGAGGACGGCGAACTGCTCGGCCTGGCCGGCGTGATCCAGCGCGAGGGGCTGCCGCATCCGGACATCGGCTACGGTTTCCCGGAACGGTTCTGGGGTCAGGGCTACGCGCGGGAGGCGGCGGCGGCCACCTTCGACTACTGCCGGCAGGTGCTCGGCCTGCGGCACCTGCTGGGCACGACGGCGCCGGAGAACCATCCGTCCGGTCGCGTGCTGCTCGCGATCGGCATGAACGACGACGGTCTCCAGCAGACCGAGGCGCATGAGGGCCTGTCCCGGGTCTATTCCTGGCACGACCCGGCACCGCCTTCCGACGCCGACGAGATCGCCGCGCTGCGACACCGCTGGCATGCCGCGCTGCGCGGACCGGCGCGGCCGGCGCTGACGGCCTGCGTGACGCCGGAAGTCGTCGATCGCGTGATGGCCAGCCGCACGGACCTGTCGCCGCAGGCGCTGGACCACCTGGCGCAGCGCTGGGCGCCGCTGGCCGACGATCCGACGCTGCGGGCCGTGCGCACGCCCGCGGGCTGGCGGCTGGACGTGCCGGCTGATCGCTGA